CTTAGAGCACCtcaaatttgaattatagaaaaatatttcaatataaaaaaaatcatattttcttaaaagtaatattaaaaatataattatttaactataaatgaaaatattaaaaatgtaatttgttacacagtttttttattaaaaaagttatttagatacatgaaaacatcatatattataaaacaataaaaataacttaaaatataaccAGAGGGAATATTAACATGGAGAAAAACTTTAGGACAAAAGCCGAATGAGATTTGCTTGGAAATTCCACTCATGTCGGAAGTACAAACCTATTACCCAACGAAAGCTGTCCACATGGATGGCTAAGGTTCGTTTACCTGGTGTGACCAATAGTTAAAGCAGAGTCGactaaaaaaacaatcataaagaCAACAGTTCTTATAATATATCCCGAAAAACCACCATGTTGCAGTTAACTCTCTCCTCACGTTTTCGATTGGTTTTTGGTAATTATTTTCCCGTACATCTCTGCCTTTATATCTACACTTAATCCGCAGAACAGAAGAAAGACCATAAGCAAGAAGACCCagagaacaaagagaaaaaaggTGGTCCACACTCCCGAAAGATACTAGATCAATGGTGTTAGAAGCTCTTGCCGGAATCAGTAATGCTCTAATCGCCACCTCATGGAGGGCATCGACCACAGCTTACAGCACCGACCACTTCGACATAGAAGTAGAAGGCGATACCGTCATTTTCGCTTTCAAACCATCTTTCTTGGTGAAAGATTGGTTTGATCCAGAGAATGCGTCTCCATTTGGAGAAACTAAGATGAACCGTGAACAGTTCCCTTGTATGAGAAGCATTGGCAACGACGTTAACGCTACCGTTAACGAAGCTTTCCTCAAGAATCTTAAACTTCTGGTTTCAACCTCATTTCCTCATTCTGTAAGTTAAAAACTCTTTTGACCTTTTTTGCGACATCAGTTGAAAACATATGACTCATTTATGCCTGAAACTTGCAGGTGAAAACGGTTGTCGACAGCATGAGAAGTCAACGGATAGTGTTCACAGGACATTCTTCAGGCGGTGCAACTGCAATCTTAGCAACAGTTTGGTATTTGGAGACATACTTCACAAAGCAGAGTGGTTTCTTCCCAGAGCCTCTTTGTCTGACCTTTGGTGCTCCATTGGTGGGTGACTATGTCTTCAAGCACGCCCTTGGGAGAGAGAACTGGAGCCGGTTCATCGTGAACTTCGTCACAAGATTCGATATCGTCCCTCGGATTATGCTTGCTAGAAAGGCATCAACAAAGCAAGCTCTGCCTTATGCTCTCTCCCAACTGGGTCGTAGAGCTGGGAACCAAGGAAATGACCAGAGCACCACAGGGTTTTTCGCAATGGTGATGAAAGACACAGCAACTGTTGCTCACCAAGCTGTCTGTAAACTGATTGGAAACGGAGAGCCGTTTTTAAAAACACTTTCAAGTTTCCTTGAGCTGAGTCCTTACAGACCCGCAGGCACTTTTGTCTTCTCTACAGGGACGAGATTGGTCTCAGTGAGCAACTCAGACGCCATTCTTCAGATTCTGTTGTACTCTTCTCAGTCCAGCAACGAGCAAGAATTGTCTCTAAGACCACATCAAAGCATAAGAGATCACCATAGCTATGAGGAAATGGCACATTCAATGGAAATGAAAGTTGTTGATCAATTGGATTTGCAGCACTTGCCTTTGGATGGAGGAGAATCTGCCCTCAGTGACCTTGGACTGGTaaaatctttctctcttttctccaTAGTTTGATCCTTTACCTACAAGGATCTGAGATTTAGGGGTGGTTAATCTTGATAAAAGAAAAGTTTGGACAATTAGGAGTCATACGGCCTATGtataataagtatttaaaatttgggAGCCAATGCAAATGTTTTATCCGGCTGTGCTCAttgatgtttctttttcttttgcagaGCACAAGAGCCAGACAATGCGTCCGTGCTGCATTTGAGGCAGAGAAGAAACGAGTCGATAACCAAAGCAAGATAGACGCTAAACAGCCTAAAATAGTGGAGAAGCTGGTATGGATAGAGGATGAATACAAGCCAAAGTGTCTAACTCATAAAATCGGGTACTATGATTCCTTCAAGGAATCTAATGAAGAGAAAGACTTCAGAGCAAACGTCAACAGAGCTGAGttagctggtatatatgacgaGGTGCTGGGTCTAGTGAAAGAAGGACAACTTCCAGATGGATTTGAGGGGCGCATTGAGTGGATAGAGCTAGCAAATCGCTACCGTAGATTGATCGAACCACTTGATATATCAAACTACCACAGGCACTTGAAGAACGAAGACACGGGGCCTTATATGATACATGGAAGACCAAACCGTTACAAACACGCTCAGAGAGGGTATGAGCATGAACTACTGAAGGCAGGCAGGAGTGCAGAAGAGATAAAGAGGTCTGACTGTGGATCTTGTTTTTGGGCTGAGGTTGAAGAACTCAGGAGAAAAGAATATGATGAGGCAAGGGTTAAGAAACTAGAAGAGTTGCTTGAAGGATGGATCAGAGACAAGGAAGTAGATGATGAGCATATATTTCTGGAGGACTCATCATTTAGAAAGTGGTGGCAGTCACTTCCTGAGGTTCACAGACGCGGCTCTAGCTTGCAAGTGCGTATGGGTTAAACAAGAGCCACCTGAACCTGAAGAAGTTTAGCTATTGGAAGTGCCTTGTGCACATTTGTCTAATAAAGAGATGTTATAGCTctatattaatgtttttaaatttggttTCCACTTTAGGTTGatcttaaaataagaaacaTGATCTAAAGATCACTGTTTAGTGATGCAATAGCTCTATGTTCTAATGTCAAATTTGCTTTCCACTCTTAAGCCTAAAGCCATATTATAGCATGGAAAAGAAACAAACAGCCTTCCTGAGCGTTAACAGAAGGAAATATTCAGTGAAAGAGATAATATCATTACAAAGAAGCCTGAATGTACTAAAAATGTCGTTAAACAATACTAACTTCTAATCCTCAAAACATTTGGCTGTGAGAACGCTCCAAGTTGTAGCTACTACAATAACCAAGGAAGAAAATGTTTACAACCCTATGCAAAATTCAAAACTTGCCATTGAGCTTCTTCTGCATTGCTAGTTTACTTATATGAAAAACTGGTTATCATATTAAGTTCGtaattttctttatgaaaatttttaatttatcctGTTCAGTTCCCTGACCAAAAGTATTATTCAGCTCTGTATTatcttaatataaaataaaaccaaaatttataaagaaCTAAATAGAATTTTAGACTTGTTTTTTGTTAGGAAGCACTTTTACTCTAGAGAtttgataaaacaaaattaatactTCTACATGAGaaggttttgagttttgattctCAAGAAATGTGATTTATAACCAATTATGCTGAATAGTGGTAAAAGCTTACATGAGATTTTCTCATTGTGTAAACAGAACCGCCAAGCATAGCTCTTCATAAAAACGACTTGATATGATGCAACTATGACTCAAATAAAATTGTTAGGCGTGAGAATCCTCATAAAATATGTAGATTTATCAActgtaaaattgttttataatatttttcgtATTGTTTACATCAATTTATTTTAGGTCAAATGAGAAAAACATAATTGGTTCAGTTACTAATTTACTATCCAATTTACTTGCGGATAAAGATTATGgcggaaaaaaaaatacacaagtAGGAGGCGGCGACTTGAAGTTTAAATCTGAAACCCAAGTCAAgctacaaaaattattataattcttTTTTGGCCAAAATACCATATAGATGAATTTCATCAACAATATTAAGAATCCAATATGTTTCAAATAGAAACGACAccgtttaaaagaaaaagatccCATTCAGTTTAACCAACTCAATCCAGTTAACCGATATGTTCTAATTGGTTAAACTAGTTGGACGTACAAAACTATTACCCAATGAGAATTATTCACGTGGATGGGTAAGGGTCGTTTACCTAGTGACCCAAGAACTGACGACTAAGGTGTTTTCCTAAAGTAGAATTGTAAATTTTAGAGCGAGGAATTGGGATTCATTAGAGAGGATAAATAAgttgttttgtaatttatttactCTGAGACATGTGTGTTAAAAGAAGGATAGGTAAAATTATGTTGTTAATTGTAGAAGCTTACTACTAGCTACGAACTTTGTGCCTTTTCGGCCTTCACTTTACGTGGAAGACCGTTGTTTACTTGGATAAGTTTACTACAAGCTAATCTCTTTTCTAGTTAAACTAAGCTGTCAACTAGGTACGGATCCACCAAGATAAATAATTGATTTAACATGTTGGACCAAAGTAAATGACATTTCCAAGAAATTTCCAAATTGAGTGAGTATTTTATCAAGACCACGACGATCGATCCTAGTCTCCTAGACTTTTCCATCTCAAAACAAATACTTGTGTAGTTGCTAACATAAAAAGAACCAAATGCGTGTATCAGAATTCTAACAGTTTTACAAAACTGAACCAATTGATCCAGtttaatcaaatatattcaTTGATTTGGGTCTGTTAAATTGGTTTTGGTTAATtgacaaaaatgaaaagaactgaaaaagaaaaacaaatattttctctAATGTTACGAAAATAAGGGAAAAATCTATATCTTTATTAGATAATAAGGAGccatttatatagaaaattacaTAAGTATAAAACCCTAATACAATATAGGCTAGGAAATACAAAGACATAAGAATATGAACCTTCGAATATGGGCTTCCACCAGActttggtttataacactcccccttggaagACCATCTCCGAAGTGgtttgtaatacgctttggatgttgcctcattaaaaccttaccagaaaaactcaatgggataaaaccatggtgaaggaaaaagagtacaacacgtactatTCCCCCTGTTGAGTACATCTCTGGATGTCAGTAACGCCTTAGTAATTAGATCCACCAAATCCTCGCTTGAGTGAACTTGGACGGACAAACAACGTGTATCACCAAAATAATTTACCCTTCTTCGGGTAGGTTAGTATCAAATGGACCCAAGTCTTTAGTTCCTTGTAGgtaacaaaaatatgtataatccaGTTCTAGTGCCTTTGGGTCGATCATGAGCTATATCTAGCTAATAGATTACGGAAAATTATTTATCTAGCCTTGTATGGTTCGCCAAATCCATCAAAACTTTATGGCACTTAGACATGGCATTTCGGGACCAAAGATCTCCTCATTTTCTTCATTAGGGCCGAAATTATCTTTTCTAAACTGAGGAACCTTATAATTATGGGACTTGTCAATTCGTAAGCTTAGTCCATATCAAACTTCTTGAGCACGTTATCTATGTATGTCATTTGATGCATAAGGCTTTTCTTTTCAAGGTGCTCAATGTATAATCCAATATATAATCTTGTTTTTCCAAAACCTTTCATGTTGAATTTGAATTCTTTCTTGATGTATTCTATCTTTGGAAaatttctccagaggttcctaggatattcaagtCGTTCACATAAAGAtattcaatattgttctcgagaacttgatgTGTTCGGTAGTTCGataccctctggaactttcACATAAATTtcgttatccagtggaccatatagatatgtattttatttgccAGACTTAAAAGGAATCAGAATGtcgttgcatccaccacataggagtatgTCTCATTTATAATTGATTTCAGGTCTTTGTGAGAACCTTATGCAATTTCGCCATTCTTATTATGTTTTCTCACCAAAGACTTACTTATGTCCAACTGGTTTGACTACATCTCTTCTCTTAAGAGATTTCATATACCACGTCTTATAGCATTATCAATTTGCTTAATCAATTTCTCTGGGTAATTTCTCCGAGTGCACTCTATGATAGACGTTggtttcatgatcctcgcttttGTCAAGCgcttttgtattcaaatattatatcatcATCGACGTCGATATTATTTTACCGGTTCCATTTATGATCCAGACATGACATAATGCATTTAGATCTTATTATTTTCAGGTACCTGATCTTTATTCATGGTCATGTCTAAGGTTTCCTTTGGACAACCTTAATTTCGGATCTGCCATTTCAATTTTATGCTCTTCTCATTTTCGAGTAATACATGTATGGAACCGTCTTATCTTAACTAAGTCCAATATCAATTTATTAAAGCATAAACCGCTGGTATATTTCAGTTTGGGTCATCAAACATGTCTGACAATTGACTTGTTTAAGTTCTGAGAATGATTCATTCTTTGAACTCTTATTCTATATTCATATTTGAGGATCATTATTCATTCTCGAAATcgtttaccagcttattatttttCTCCCTGATGTTGGATGTACAGATTTATCTAATCCATGGATTAGCCTTAATCATATCTCTCGTGGCCTTATATATTCTTATGGATATTTATATCCAACGTATACActtaattcaatttcagatccCATCTTATAACTTTGTGGTGGAGCAACTTATTTAAGTTCTCTATATGAGAACATTAATTCTTGACCCTTTATCAAATTCATGGGAGAGTCTATTTGTTCTTTGGCATTATGCGAACAAATTTTGCTGCAATTTATAAGGATTCATAAATCCACCGGTATCACCAATTACTCTTGCAAACTTATTGCAGATTTTGACAAGATATGTACAACCATATGTCGTCATATATGATGGATGATCAGTCCATCTGTGGGTGATCAAGCCCACGAAATTCCTTGCTTATTTTCGAAATATCATGGTGAATACTCATATTATCAATTCTCTTATTCAAAGGGGCACCATATCTTAAACCATTCAATAGAATGTCACATACTTAACCGAAATGGCATGACTGGTTTGCCAATCATTAATCTCCATATAATCTTTCTGTTGTGCAATTTCGTTTTCAGATTTGATTTTGGCCGAGTTCTATTTGGGCTATAGTTGTTGTGGATGCTTAACTTATTTAGGGATTTTGGGATTCTCTGATTCTCCCCCTCGAGataataacacttaatgttcaTTTATCTCGTATTGAATCCCAAACTTAGGtaatttaatatcaaattttgtTCCCTTAgacaataattttgaaaacatcatgcattaaataaatcaaagtgTGCAACAAATAgtcataaataaattaagtcTGATTAGATTAATAGAGATTTAAATTCGGCCAAGATAGATTATTCAAAGACTTTGGCCAAGGAATTTTGGCCAAGGAGATTCGGCCAAGATGATTTTACCAAAATGCTTTGGCCAAGAGATTCTATTAGTTTGACTAGATTTCATATTTGGCCAATAGAAATTTCAATTTGTCCAAGCTTTTGCCTTCGGTCAAGGTCTTTTAAAGGTTGGCCAAGAGAATTTAGACTTTTCATTTGATTAAGATTTAAGCTAGGCTAAGCTTCTACATTTGGCCAAGGCTTTAAAGATCATGCGATTGTTCATTAGGCCAAACATAAGTTTCGGCCAGGCCAAATCCGAATGGTTCTAGGATTCTTATAGATTTCGACCAAGGAGTAATTTTATAATcagattttaagttttaaacaagTGATCATGTCTTAAAATTTGGCTAAGATTTCATTTGGCCAAGGCTTTGAGAAACGATCCTACAAATGTTCATATGAACATGTATAGTTTTGGCCAAGCCAAATCCAAACAGTTTTAGGATTTGGTTATGTGTTTCGGATTTGCTAGATTTTTCAGCATATGATTCAAGATTTAAAAACACATATAGGCCAGACAATGTAATCGAATCAAGTTTAGCATATGATGAAGTTTTGATCCTACTGCCAAGCTTTTAATCATGCGGATAGGATTTCATGCAATCTCTATGTTTTAAACAAGCAAGACATCATTTTCAATCAAGTAATCAGCTAGCAAATCAGATTTGGATCATGTGAGCATGTGACTGAGCAAATTAAATCTAGGTTTCATGCTGCATGCAATCGGATTTTATCTTTAACAATCAATCCAGATTTTAATTTCTTAGCATGCGAGCTAGGCGATCAAACAAATCAGATTTTGGGTTTGAAGCATGCGAATCAGATTTGGTTAAGACATACGATTCAGATTTTAAACATATCATGTGATCAAGCAACCAAATCAGATTTCAATCAATAGCATGTGATCAAGGCAATTTCTATTTCTAATAGGATTTAATCATGCGATTTCAATTTCCTAGGTCTAAtcgatttttaatcaattagcATATGAATAATTTCAATCTAATCATGAAATTTTATCCCTAGGTTTCATATGATCAAATTCTGgaattctaatttaaatttattaagttttaaattttcaggAAATTCCAATAAACATGCGATCAGATTTTAGGTTAAACTTCAAATCCTAATTCTAATAGGATTTAGACACAAGAACAAGTAATTATTTTTAGTCTAATTATGCAACCTCAAACATGTATTTATGCATGAAAAATATCAAGTTATACAAGCATAAAATCGGCCAAGACAAAAAACCCTAATAACTTTGTAACAACCTTGTAacaaccttcttttttttttttttaagggttCTAGGTTTTAGCATGCAATTTCAGTTTTAATGTTTATGTTTCGATTTCTAACattaaaacatgtaatttctaTTAGAGATCAGATCAAACAATTAGGTTTTATCAATCCTATCATGTGATtaacaaaatcaatttttaaaccTAAACATGCGATTTAATTTTCTATGTCTATCATgcgattttgattttaatgtttAGCATATgatttgcaaacctaaaacatGCAATTTCTATTAACAAACAGATCATACAATCAAGTTTTAATAATCCTAGAATGTGATTAGGTGgccaaacaaatcaaatttcaaTTAAGCATGCGATTTGCAATTTTATGCCTAGTATACAATTTCTAATTTCAAAAAACATGCAACAAGATTTTCTTAAACAAACAATCAGATTTTAAAGCTTTAAACAGCATGTGAAAAcaagttttagaaatttttcaTCAAGGGGGTTTTAATTTTAAGGCTATGTGATTTTTAGGTTTAAGCAAATTAGGTTTTAGATGTTTAGGAATCGGTTTTTCAAGCATACCAAGTATGCGATCTGATTATTGACATAATCAGATCTGAAACTATAGTTTTAGGTATATGATTTAAGTTTTAGAATTATTAGAATCATATTAGATAGTATAGGTTTATACAATTTTCGGTTTTAAGCATGACATTCGATTTTCATGTCATGCGATTTTAGGTTTAGATTAGTTCTTAGGTTCAAAACTTATGACCATGTTTTACTaacttttaaacatatatactatataatttataaggatATAAATCGAATTATGTATTCATAGTTGGTTAGGTTTTGATTTCTATGATCACATATTAAGGTATATGCGATCGGTTCTCTCTTGTATGGCTCGAGTTTAATTACATTAAACTCGACCTCTAagtagttttaaattttgagatAGTTTACCTATGAACTCCTTTTGATCTGAATGGAAAAGAGAGTATGATCGCACGGGCAGCAACTCCTCTCGGCTTAAACTCCTTGttgatatttgattttaattcccTCGGCTCATGAAACAACACGAGGAGCATTAGATAACATGAACGCCAACAAGATAACATGAATCAACTAAGGTTTGATAAACTTATCTTGCACATGAGTTGAGTTCGGCTAGAAAATCCTTGTTGGAATCGGATTTGGTTTCCAAATCAAATTGGCGCGCACTGTATCTGTGCGTGAGGGCGCGTCGGTGGTCAAatcgacaagcggtttgcacTGACGGATTTGTCTTGGTGagggcttcgatttgatatcttgatcgttttctgaGTCCTCACGGTTTGAGAGAACGACCTCTTTGAAGTTCCGAGGCAGATTCCTTTGCGTTTAGGGTTTGATGATTTTCGGAtgagttaaaaaatatttcgtgGGGGCTTAGGGCTAGAGGCTATcttgctgataacgtgttatgaaaataAGGAAAAAGTCTATATCTTTATTTGACAATAATGAACCctttatatagggaattacataAGTATGAAACCATAATACAATATAGGCTAGGAAATACAAAGACATAAGAATATGGGTCTTCGAATATGAGCTTCCACCAGACCTTGGTTTATAACAtctgaatatattttttgggaaaattgttttttttaaggcccaaaaaatgataactatgtcctattaggctaatttttttttttaaccattttttcttctaatacccttttgtattttcaaaaataaatcaaataaatagttttagaaacaaaaaaaagttcaaaaaatacTAACTACTGATGAAATACCTATATCAACTTattggtattttttttataattttaaaaatgtttaaatcgtaatttcatattttgttttacaaaaagtaGAATTGACATTCTACACAGTAGAAACTGTaatccacttttttcattgaatctaatatgtttagaatacgtgatctacgtaaataatagtaatctaaaaatatttggaaaacacattccgcgcttaacctatcgTTCTAAAATCTCTAGAATCtggaatctacacattactataaatctaaaacctgtagaaatcgaaatctacacattactataaatctaaaactagTAGAAATCAATTTCAAACatgtttaatgtgttttatatatAGTAGAATACATATTCTACTGATAAATATAATCAGTTCCAAAAATATAGGAAgagaatatttggaaatattcagtttccttatatttattaaatcgatttaaaaaaaaatcgtgatttataaaatcaatttttaaattaaaaaaattaaaacatcgaTTTGGAAACCGTTTGATCTGAACTGGTCGATCCTGATCTGAACCGGCAAAAAACTTTTATACCATTGTTCTcgatatatataacaaatcattatttaaataaaaaaaaataaatattttatgttttcaaattatactttttcaagaaaaaatttttgattttttttttcaaaatttttttatatatttttaagtatttatttatatatttattagaatcctaaattccacattccaaaaatcctaatccacccttcaactctaaactctaagtctagattaattaactctAGGGGTATTAGTGTCTTTTACCCTtaattaaaagtgagggtaaaagtggttagtgtaaacataaaaagTGGTATTACGAaggtggtatttgtggcaatttccttttttagagatttttaatatttttttaaattattttagttaaaaattatattttaatatttaacatttttttattaattgtaatttctaatttttaattgaaattaaggacaatattgtttttttttaaatatttagactAATAGaacataaagtatatgagattAGCCTAAtatgacatagttatcattttttggtataaaaaaacaattttccatGTATTTTTTTGTCAGAAGTCAAAAACAGTACTGAAGACATGAAATTTGATTATAATCCGGTTCTTCATTCTTGTACTTCGTAAATCTAAACGTCAATTGGAACGCCCCAACAAAACAGTCCAAAGCGAGAAGTGTGCTTTGGTGTCAGTTCAAATAAAATTGAACCGGTTTGATATGTAGAGAATTATCCGGAAATAAATGCTAGTGGATTATTTCAATATATTCctccaaaataataatttctaattatagaGTAAAAATTAGTGGATTACTAGTTTACATCTTGAAAACCAAGTCAAGCTATTATAATTCCTTTTTTCGCCAAAATATTATATGGACAAATATAaggattgataaaaaaaaagacaaacataGGTAGGCTTAGGCGTTCtgatacccgttcgggttcggatcggggttttcggatttcggttctgtTTTGTAACACCGCCTAGGTTCCATTCTAGTGATTTTACAAGCATGAATCAAATTCGGatataacacttcgggttcggatcggttcggatatatccaaagtaatcatatatcgttcGGATTTGGGTTCTATCGAATCTGTTCAGatatatccaaaataaaatttaaaatttaaaagtaaaacataagaaatatatacttcTTCTTATATAATAGAGTATTTAAggtatttgtttattttttaatacttattattaaatattatatccaaataaatatgaaattgaatatttgaaatacatatatatatttcaaatatttatatcgtATATTAATTTGGACATTTGAATCGGtttcttcggatattttttgggttttcgggttaTCCATTCGAATTCgattaataacacttcgggttcgaaTATGTTTTGTAACACCTTACAAAATCtattcggatattttttatatttcggacCGGATACGGATTGAGttttttggttcggatttggttTAGATTTAATGTTATGGATTTTAGCATAGTATTATCTTTCCTTGGGTAAAACAAAAAGTTGACGAAGACTTCTAAATTATTTCAATGTTTTTGGCCGAAGAAATATGATGATCgcttgaaaataataaatattctttttttgtaacttgggCTTCAGATTTAACAAGTCTTCGAAAGCCAAGTTGACGAAAGCttgtatttaattttgaaatcgaaGTCAAGCtacacaaattattttttagtaaGTGGATACAAACTTTGCTCAACCAAAAAAGCATAGAGACGAAGAAATTTCCGATAAAAAGT
The window above is part of the Brassica napus cultivar Da-Ae chromosome C1 unlocalized genomic scaffold, Da-Ae chrC01_Random_12, whole genome shotgun sequence genome. Proteins encoded here:
- the LOC125594597 gene encoding protein EDS1B-like; translation: MVLEALAGISNALIATSWRASTTAYSTDHFDIEVEGDTVIFAFKPSFLVKDWFDPENASPFGETKMNREQFPCMRSIGNDVNATVNEAFLKNLKLLVSTSFPHSVKTVVDSMRSQRIVFTGHSSGGATAILATVWYLETYFTKQSGFFPEPLCLTFGAPLVGDYVFKHALGRENWSRFIVNFVTRFDIVPRIMLARKASTKQALPYALSQLGRRAGNQGNDQSTTGFFAMVMKDTATVAHQAVCKLIGNGEPFLKTLSSFLELSPYRPAGTFVFSTGTRLVSVSNSDAILQILLYSSQSSNEQELSLRPHQSIRDHHSYEEMAHSMEMKVVDQLDLQHLPLDGGESALSDLGLSTRARQCVRAAFEAEKKRVDNQSKIDAKQPKIVEKLVWIEDEYKPKCLTHKIGYYDSFKESNEEKDFRANVNRAELAGIYDEVLGLVKEGQLPDGFEGRIEWIELANRYRRLIEPLDISNYHRHLKNEDTGPYMIHGRPNRYKHAQRGYEHELLKAGRSAEEIKRSDCGSCFWAEVEELRRKEYDEARVKKLEELLEGWIRDKEVDDEHIFLEDSSFRKWWQSLPEVHRRGSSLQVRMG